The following proteins are co-located in the Bacteroidales bacterium genome:
- a CDS encoding ABC transporter permease, whose protein sequence is MNWKYLIIVWRNIKRNRLSSFINIAGLATGIATFMLTGIYVFNELSYDRFHNNRESIYEINIGDEFNICAPIAAWLQNKYPEIENIVRLDKEFGGGAATILKYSEENQQKSIDVTDIIYADSTFFDMFSFNLLLGDKKKALADPNSIVLTKSVSEKIFGTENPMGKTIKFFSKTRAIKLDLIITALIEDPPANSSIKCNGIISFATRYSSSPKLEEDWGNWGYPTYIKLNKNTKINDFKLKVIPSWLEIAKDKLLITEAFDVAEIGNYLKFIPLRDVPFFGNSKRQFIFLILVIGVIVITIAIVNFINLSIAKSSSRSIEIGIKKVYGSGRKDLVFQLLFESVALSFLSTFLALFIVGMVSPVFEKISGWKVSFGQEDYFYISAILLSGSLIIGLTAGLYPAIMLSSFNPLRTLKKETTSGNKGKFFKRFLMVFQFVISIALIICTIIITKQVRYLRTKDVGFDKENIIYTSARSKVYKNYDAFKQKLLQNPNIFKIASSNTSLAQNFPMTNSCVINDKERSFYTMTVDQDFVQTLGLKIIEGRDFSWDIRTDEYGAMIINETAVKEFELTQPIGTELEMFGHKVVIIGVMKDFHASSFHQKIPPSALWVAPWNGAINLRIDAINKDKSIEYIKKTWDEFSPDIPFEYHFLDDEYDSLYNSEKKFNLLIAYFSILAIFIACLGLFGLVSFSIEQRIKEIGIRKVNGARALEIVVLLNKSVIIPVLVAFIIACPVALYAMKEWLQNFSYRTEINIWIFLLAGLIALVIVICTVSLQSWKAATRNPVEALRNE, encoded by the coding sequence GGCGTAATATTAAAAGGAACAGACTTTCATCTTTTATTAATATCGCTGGTCTTGCAACAGGGATTGCCACTTTTATGCTAACTGGTATATATGTCTTTAACGAACTTAGTTATGATAGATTTCATAATAATCGTGAGAGCATTTATGAAATCAATATAGGCGATGAATTTAATATCTGTGCTCCGATTGCAGCATGGCTGCAAAACAAATATCCCGAAATTGAAAACATAGTCAGATTGGATAAAGAGTTTGGTGGAGGGGCAGCCACTATCCTGAAATATTCAGAAGAAAATCAACAAAAAAGCATAGATGTTACAGATATAATTTATGCTGACAGTACATTTTTTGACATGTTTAGCTTCAATTTATTACTGGGAGATAAAAAGAAGGCGCTGGCAGATCCAAACAGTATTGTGCTTACAAAGAGCGTTTCTGAAAAGATTTTTGGAACAGAAAACCCGATGGGAAAAACTATAAAATTCTTTAGTAAGACCAGAGCTATAAAACTTGATCTGATAATCACAGCCTTAATAGAAGACCCACCGGCTAATTCTTCTATTAAATGTAATGGAATAATTTCATTTGCCACAAGATATTCTAGTTCCCCAAAACTGGAAGAAGATTGGGGGAACTGGGGATATCCAACATACATCAAGTTAAATAAAAATACAAAAATCAATGATTTCAAATTAAAGGTAATTCCTTCATGGCTTGAAATTGCAAAGGATAAACTACTTATTACAGAAGCCTTTGACGTTGCTGAGATAGGAAATTACCTGAAATTTATTCCATTAAGAGATGTCCCTTTTTTCGGGAACAGCAAACGCCAGTTCATCTTCTTGATACTTGTGATTGGTGTTATTGTTATAACCATAGCAATTGTAAATTTTATTAATCTTTCCATAGCTAAGTCATCATCCAGATCAATAGAAATTGGCATAAAGAAGGTTTACGGATCAGGAAGGAAAGATTTAGTATTTCAATTGCTTTTCGAGTCAGTTGCATTATCCTTTCTTTCGACCTTTCTGGCTCTTTTTATTGTTGGAATGGTAAGCCCTGTGTTTGAAAAAATATCTGGATGGAAAGTATCATTCGGACAGGAAGACTATTTTTATATCAGTGCAATACTACTATCCGGATCTTTGATAATTGGATTGACAGCAGGATTATACCCTGCTATAATGCTTTCATCCTTCAACCCGTTAAGAACATTAAAAAAAGAAACCACATCAGGAAACAAAGGAAAATTTTTTAAAAGGTTCTTAATGGTATTTCAGTTTGTCATTTCGATTGCTCTTATAATATGTACAATTATTATTACAAAGCAGGTAAGATATTTAAGAACTAAAGATGTCGGATTCGACAAGGAAAATATTATTTATACCAGTGCCCGATCAAAAGTTTATAAGAATTATGACGCGTTTAAACAAAAGCTATTACAAAATCCAAATATTTTTAAAATAGCTTCCTCGAACACATCGCTGGCTCAAAATTTTCCAATGACAAATAGTTGTGTAATTAATGATAAGGAACGGAGCTTCTATACAATGACCGTTGACCAGGATTTTGTGCAAACTTTAGGATTGAAGATAATTGAAGGGAGAGATTTTTCATGGGATATCAGAACTGATGAATATGGGGCAATGATAATAAACGAAACGGCTGTAAAAGAATTTGAATTAACTCAGCCAATCGGAACTGAATTGGAAATGTTTGGACACAAAGTTGTTATCATCGGGGTAATGAAAGATTTTCATGCATCGTCATTTCATCAGAAGATACCTCCATCTGCATTATGGGTTGCACCATGGAATGGAGCCATTAATCTCAGGATAGACGCAATAAATAAGGATAAGAGTATTGAGTATATAAAAAAGACCTGGGATGAATTCTCTCCTGACATTCCCTTTGAATATCATTTTCTTGATGACGAATATGACTCATTATATAATTCAGAAAAAAAATTCAATTTATTAATCGCATATTTCTCAATTCTGGCAATTTTTATTGCCTGTCTTGGATTGTTCGGATTGGTCTCATTCTCAATAGAACAGCGGATCAAAGAAATCGGAATAAGAAAAGTTAATGGAGCCAGAGCACTTGAGATCGTAGTATTATTAAATAAAAGTGTTATTATCCCGGTATTAGTTGCTTTTATAATTGCCTGTCCGGTTGCTTTATATGCAATGAAAGAATGGCTGCAAAACTTTTCATACAGAACTGAGATAAATATCTGGATTTTCCTGCTGGCAGGCTTAATAGCATTAGTTATAGTTATTTGCACAGTAAGCTTGCAGAGTTGGAAGGCAGCAACAAGAAACCCGGTGGAAGCCTTAAGAAACGAGTAA